A DNA window from Aquarana catesbeiana isolate 2022-GZ linkage group LG01, ASM4218655v1, whole genome shotgun sequence contains the following coding sequences:
- the SNRNP35 gene encoding U11/U12 small nuclear ribonucleoprotein 35 kDa protein has product MNDWTPIAKEYDPLKAGSIDGTDEEPHDRAVLRAMLARYVPNKGVVGDPQLTLFVARLSQETTEEKLKEFFSRYGDIQRIRLVRDIITGFSKGYAFIEYKQESAIKKAYRDGNKLVIDQHEIFVDYELERMLKGWIPRRLGGGFGGKKESGQLRFGGRDRPFRKPINLPVYPINARAEGYLDKRHRSRSRERPQEWREKKTDFFQDRGTEGRRHDRSHNRHKEQTEERLYKAEWSREQGRGEKPKRRKDNKRDRSRERDFKK; this is encoded by the coding sequence ATGAATGATTGGACTCCCATCGCAAAAGAATATGACCCTCTTAAGGCTGGCAGTATTGATGGTACAGATGAGGAGCCACATGATCGCGCTGTCCTTCGGGCCATGTTGGCTCGTTATGTGCCCAATAAAGGTGTTGTTGGAGACCCACAGTTAACGTTATTTGTGGCTAGATTAAGCCAAGAAACAACAGAGGAGAAGCTAAAAGAATTTTTTTCTCGCTATGGAGATATACAGAGGATCCGATTGGTTAGAGACATCATTACTGGGTTTTCAAAAGGCTATGCTTTTATTGAATATAAACAAGAGAGTGCCATAAAAAAAGCCTACAGAGATGGCAACAAACTAGTAATTGATCAGCATGAAATATTTGTGGATTATGAACTGGAAAGGATGCTGAAAGGATGGATTCCACGTCGACTAGGAGGAGGGTTTGGTGGTAAAAAAGAATCCGGACAATTGAGATTTGGAGGACGTGACAGACCATTCAGGAAACCAATTAATTTGCCAGTCTACCCAATTAATGCTCGCGCTGAAGGATATCTTGATAAAAGACACAGATCTAGGTCTAGAGAAAGACCTCAAGAGTGGAGAGAGAAGAAAACAGATTTTTTTCAGGACAGAGGAACCGAAGGTAGACGGCATGATAGGTCACATAATCGTCATAAAGAACAGACTGAAGAGAGACTTTACAAAGCTGAGTGGAGCAGAGAACAGGGAAGAGGTGAAAAACCCAAACGAAGAAAGGATAACAAAAGAGACAGAAGTAGAGAAAGAGACTTCAAGAAATAG
- the RILPL2 gene encoding RILP-like protein 2, which produces METEPEDIMPESAFDKDPFQMTVEDVYDISHVIGQDLLHINKEARGVSDIVAGLQFKIVRVLEVLETLVNQSSLTAEELKMERDNLKAEVERLLRESSQPGQTDPGPDKMIIDLTDPNRPRFTLQELREVLQERNKLKVQLLVAQDELQCYKSGVIPPTEDHIIMLEDESIITTSPRSNEGKREKSSVKSLFSFKQEKQAK; this is translated from the exons ATGGAAACAGAACCAGAGGATATAATGCCAGAATCGGCATTTGATAAGGACCCATTTCAAATGACAGTGGAGGATGTGTATGATATCTCCCATGTAATAGGCCAAGATCTTCTGCATATCAACAAAGAGGCTCGTGGGGTATCAGACATTGTAGCTGGCCTTCAGTTTAAGATTGTTCGAGTTTTGGAGGTCCTGGAAACTTTGGTGAACCAGTCAAGTCTTACTGCAGAGGAGCTCAAAATGGAACGCGATAACCTAAAAGCTGAGGTTGAAAGGCTACTAAGAGAAAGCTCACAGCCTGGACAG ACAGATCCTGGGCCAGACAAAATGATCATTGATCTGACAGACCCAAACCGGCCACGGTTTACCCTGCAAGAGCTGAGAGAAGTGTTGCAAGAACGCAACAAGCTGAAGGTTCAGCTCTTGGTTGCTCAAGATGAGTTGCAGTGTTATAAAAG TGGTGTCATTCCTCCCACTGAAGACCATATCATTATGCTGGAGGACGAATCCATAATTACCACCTCTCCAAGGTCAAATGAAGGCAAGAGAGAGAAGTCATCAGTGAAAAGTTT